In one window of Solanum pennellii chromosome 2, SPENNV200 DNA:
- the LOC107008694 gene encoding CBL-interacting serine/threonine-protein kinase 20: protein MTSKNDKKGNILMQRYEIGKLLGQGTFAKVYHARNLKTGQSVAIKVIDKEKIMKVGLIDQTKREISVMRLIKHPNIVQLYEVMASKTKIYFAMEYVRGGELFNKVAKGRLKEDAARKYFQQLIAAVDFCHSRDVYHRDLKPENLLLDEGGNLKVSDFGLSALFDSKRQDGLLHTTCGTPAYVAPEVINKRGYDGEKADIWSCGVVLFVLLAGYLPFHDQNLMEMYKKISKAEFKCPQWFHPEVRKLLSRILDPNPGSRITLIKLMENYWFKKGFKQIDKTPNPGKDQRESPRSVFDIEDNNSDGEGPSNRQKNQDSTTMKPTCLNAFDIISLSPGFNLSGLFEKEKERRSEARFTAKKPASIIVSKLEEVASNESFNIMKKDGTVTMQRNKEGRKGQLAIDAEIFEITPSFHVVEVSKKSGDTMEYKKFFDQGLKTSLKDIVWTWQDGEQQQQQQQQVENQERI from the exons ATGACTTCGAAGAACGATAAGAAAGGCAATATTTTGATGCAAAGGTATGAGATTGGGAAATTGCTTGGGCAGGGTACATTTGCAAAAGTATACCATGCTAGAAATCTCAAAACAGGGCAAAGTGTTGCTATTAAGGTGATTGACAAAGAGAAGATTATGAAGGTTGGTTTAATTGATCAAACGAAACGTGAAATCTCCGTCATGAGGCTAATCAAACACCCAAATATTGTTCAGCTCTATGAGGTTATGGCTagcaaaacaaaaatatattttgctaTGGAATATGTTAGAGGTGGTGAACTTTTCAATAAGGTTGCTAAAGGCAGACTTAAAGAAGATGCGGCAAGAAAATACTTTCAACAGTTAATCGCTGCAGTCGATTTCTGTCATAGCCGTGATGTCTATCACCGTGATCTCAAGCCTGAAAATctcctccttgacgaag GTGGCAATCTGAAAGTCTCGGATTTTGGTCTGAGTGCATTGTTTGATTCGAAAAGGCAAGATGGTCTACTCCACACAACGTGTGGAACACCGGCTTATGTTGCACCAGAGGTGATCAATAAGAGAGGTTATGATGGTGAAAAGGCTGATATTTGGTCATGTGGTGTTGTTTTGTTTGTCCTGTTAGCAGGTTATTTGCCATTCCATGACCAAAATCTTATGGAAATgtacaaaaaaataagcaaagcAGAATTCAAATGTCCACAATGGTTCCATCCAGAGGTAAGAAAGTTACTCTCAAGGATTCTTGATCCAAATCCAGGATCAAGAATCACCTTAATTAAGCTCATGGAGAATTATTGGTTCAAAAAAGGATTCAAACAAATTGACAAAACCCCAAATCCAGGGAAAGATCAACGTGAATCCCCTCGTAGTGTTTTCGATATTGAGGACAATAATTCAGATGGAGAGGGACCTTCCAATCGCCAAAAGAATCAAGATTCCACAACAATGAAGCCTACTTGCTTAAATGCATTTGATATAATTTCTCTTTCCCCTGGTTTCAATCTTTCTGGATTATTCGAAAAGGAGAAAGAGAGAAGATCAGAAGCGCGATTCACAGCGAAAAAACCAGCTTCCATAATAGTGTCAAAATTGGAAGAAGTAGCTTCAAATGAGAgttttaatataatgaaaaaagatGGTACAGTAACAATGCAGAGGAACAAAGAAGGAAGGAAAGGGCAACTAGCAATTGATGCAGAGATATTCGAAATTACGCCTTCTTTTCATGTTGTGGAAGTGAGTAAAAAATCAGGGGATACAATGGAATACAAGAAATTCTTTGATCAGGGATTGAAAACTTCACTTAAAGATATTGTTTGGACATGGCAAGATGgtgaacaacaacaacagcagcaacaacaagttgaaaatcaagaaagaattTGA
- the LOC107010384 gene encoding protein DOG1-like 3, protein MASSSNNSDRKKAELLQCAWKSIQHEELTELEHAAAQAKNGEKDDQQLTQLTEKIIQHFQEHSNNRIRLARNDVYPFFSPATCTTLENSVLWIGGCRPSSFIRLIYALSEVEESRLDGIETGDFSELTGKQLSMIDELQRKTIREERGISTKLASLQEDIVDQPLTGKLKKEGHDCENADADLDEHSRHMADVIEEGDQLRMKTLKEIVNILEPVQAVEYLAAAKKIRFCLQQWGKKRDQQHKE, encoded by the coding sequence ATGGCAAGTAGTTCAAACAACAGTGATCGTAAGAAAGCAGAACTGTTACAATGTGCTTGGAAGAGTATTCAGCACGAAGAACTAACCGAACTCGAACATGCTGCAGCTCAGGCCAAAAACGGTGAAAAAGACGACCAACAGCTCACACAACTCACTGAAAAAATCATACAACATTTCCAGGAGCACTCTAACAACCGTATCCGCCTAGCCCGAAATGACGTGTACCCCTTCTTCTCACCAGCCACGTGTACCACGTTAGAGAATTCGGTACTCTGGATCGGTGGGTGCAGGCCTTCTTCATTCATCCGATTGATTTACGCGCTCAGCGAAGTGGAGGAATCTCGCCTTGATGGGATCGAAACCGGGGATTTCAGCGAGTTAACTGGGAAACAGCTGAGTATGATTGACGAGTTGCAACGAAAGACGATTCGAGAAGAGAGGGGGATTTCGACGAAATTGGCTAGTTTACAAGAGGACATCGTGGATCAACCGCTCACAGGGAAGCTGAAAAAAGAGGGACATGATTGTGAGAATGCAGATGCAGATTTGGATGAACATAGCAGACACATGGCGGATGTAATTGAAGAAGGTGATCAACTGAGGATGAAGACGTTGAAGGAAATAGTGAACATACTTGAACCGGTTCAGGCGGTGGAATACTTAGCAGCAGCTAAGAAGATCAGGTTTTGTCTGCAACAATGGGGAAAGAAGAGGGATCAGCAGCATAAAGAGTAG
- the LOC107010747 gene encoding protein DOG1-like 3, with the protein MATDSNKSDGKEEEYAECAWKSLQHEELTELEHAVGHVNNNEKDEEKLRQLIEKIIKHFQEHSEKRLHLARKDVSPFFAPASCSPLESSVLWIAGCRPSSFIRLIYALTEFEPDAHETDPCLEGIVSRKLRELSGKQLSMVNELQGKTIREERRISNKFASLQEDIVDQPLVGKMKKEGHGCEKADEALDEHSRHMADVIEEGDQLRMKTLKAIVNILEPVQAVEYLAAAKKMRFCVQQWGEKRDQQHKE; encoded by the coding sequence ATGGTAAGGAAGAAGAATACGCAGAGTGTGCTTGGAAGAGTCTTCAACACGAAGAACTGACGGAACTTGAACATGCTGTAGGTCATGTCAATAACAATGAAAAAGATGAAGAGAAACTGAGACAACTGATagaaaaaatcataaaacaCTTCCAAGAGCACTCTGAGAAGCGTCTCCATCTAGCCCGAAAAGACGTGTCCCCATTCTTCGCACCCGCCTCGTGCTCTCCCTTGGAGAGTTCGGTCCTATGGATCGCTGGCTGTAGACCTTCTTCTTTCATTCGGCTCATTTATGCCCTCACCGAATTTGAACCTGACGCCCACGAAACTGATCCGTGTCTTGAGGGGATCGTAAGCAGGAAGCTCCGCGAACTAAGTGGGAAACAGTTGAGCATGGTTAACGAGTTGCAAGGCAAGACGATTCGAGAAGAGAGGAGGATTTCGAATAAATTTGCTAGTTTACAAGAGGACATAGTGGATCAACCGCTTGTGGGGAAGATGAAAAAAGAGGGACATGGTTGTGAGAAAGCGGATGAAGCTTTGGATGAACATAGTAGACACATGGCGGATGTAATTGAAGAGGGTGATCAACTGAGGATGAAGACGTTGAAGGCAATAGTGAACATACTTGAACCGGTTCAAGCGGTGGAGTACTTAGCAGCAGCTAAGAAAATGAGGTTTTGTGTGCAACAATGGGGAGAGAAGAGGGATCAGCAGCATAAGGAGTAG